The following are from one region of the bacterium genome:
- a CDS encoding PFL family protein — translation MAFDIQEILETVRMTEVEHFDIRTTTMGISLRDCSTGDARTTIEKIYNKICRTAEKHVATAKDVEMKYGISIANKRISITPVSIPCDFFTPSEFVQLARRLDDAAATVGVDFLAGYSALVQKGFTNGDKALIESIPEAIGTTQRVCSSINVGSTKAGINMDAIIAVSKVIKDLAEKTASEGAIGCAKFVVFCNAVEDNPFVAGAFHGVTEPETVINVGISGPGVVLHAIKEAPNADLGELSEIIKRMTFKITRAGELIGREVARQQNVEFGIVDLSLAPTPAPGDSIADILVAMGLEDVGACGTTAALAMLNDAVKKGGLMASSYVGGLSGAFIPVSEDQGMISAVEKGHLSLEKLEAMTCVCSVGLDMVAVPGDTPWENIAGLIADESAIGMINNKTTAVRIIPVPGKKIGESVDYGGLLGKAPIMPIRNLSSMKFITRGGRIPAPTQGLTN, via the coding sequence ATGGCTTTTGATATTCAGGAAATTCTTGAAACCGTTCGTATGACTGAGGTCGAACATTTTGATATTCGAACGACGACCATGGGCATCAGCTTGCGCGATTGTTCGACCGGTGATGCACGTACAACAATTGAAAAAATTTACAACAAAATCTGCCGAACCGCCGAAAAACATGTGGCAACGGCCAAAGATGTTGAAATGAAATACGGAATTTCAATCGCCAACAAAAGAATTTCAATCACGCCCGTATCGATTCCGTGCGATTTTTTTACTCCGTCGGAATTTGTCCAACTCGCACGCCGTTTGGATGACGCGGCGGCGACGGTCGGTGTAGATTTTCTGGCGGGTTATTCCGCGCTGGTGCAAAAAGGTTTTACCAACGGTGACAAAGCGCTGATTGAATCGATTCCCGAAGCGATCGGCACGACGCAGCGCGTATGTTCGTCTATCAACGTAGGATCGACCAAAGCCGGCATCAACATGGATGCGATTATTGCTGTCTCGAAAGTTATTAAAGATCTTGCCGAAAAGACAGCTTCGGAAGGCGCGATCGGCTGCGCCAAATTTGTAGTGTTTTGTAATGCCGTAGAAGACAATCCATTTGTCGCCGGTGCTTTTCACGGCGTGACGGAACCGGAAACGGTGATCAATGTCGGCATCAGCGGACCGGGCGTGGTTTTGCATGCGATCAAAGAAGCTCCGAATGCGGATCTCGGCGAGTTGTCAGAAATCATTAAGCGTATGACGTTTAAAATCACGCGAGCCGGCGAGTTGATCGGTCGCGAAGTAGCGAGACAACAGAATGTCGAATTCGGTATTGTCGATCTTTCACTTGCACCTACACCGGCGCCGGGTGACAGCATTGCCGACATTCTGGTTGCAATGGGATTGGAGGACGTGGGCGCTTGCGGTACAACCGCCGCGCTAGCCATGCTGAACGATGCGGTAAAAAAAGGCGGACTCATGGCGTCATCGTATGTCGGTGGATTGAGCGGTGCATTTATTCCCGTGAGCGAAGATCAAGGAATGATCAGCGCGGTTGAGAAAGGGCATCTGAGCTTGGAGAAATTAGAAGCGATGACGTGCGTCTGTTCCGTCGGCCTCGACATGGTGGCCGTTCCGGGTGATACGCCGTGGGAAAATATTGCCGGTCTGATTGCCGATGAATCGGCCATCGGTATGATCAATAATAAGACAACGGCCGTTCGTATCATTCCGGTTCCTGGAAAAAAAATCGGAGAATCCGTGGACTATGGCGGTCTTTTGGGAAAAGCGCCGATCATGCCGATTCGAAACTTATCGTCGATGAAATTTATAACCCGCGGTGGCCGCATTCCTGCGCCGACGCAAGGTTTGACGAACTAA